A genomic region of Kribbella sp. NBC_00382 contains the following coding sequences:
- a CDS encoding universal stress protein — MRTWARTGPVVVEVDGSAEGLHVVDYAALEALRSGAGLVLVAPYPAHSSYNPMTAGYQPKPPAEIADAALRQAVAHVRHHYGYELQVTAVSEEGARLKVLPQVARHARLLVVGRSRARGPHRLVAAQSNIFLTARTGCPVIVVPLSWRPGLLDRKVAVGIDGTPLSVEAVEFAFRETAEREGELTVVHAQHAPRHDPVDGDVDSSWVRRGDLTVSETLAGWADEYPEVKVTRFLTAKPVVEALVREGAQAGLVVLGARAGRLPVGDPIARRAVAAMACPVAIVPHHVIAGERGRQARVVRRGTDVVVPTY, encoded by the coding sequence ATGCGTACCTGGGCACGGACGGGACCGGTGGTCGTCGAGGTCGACGGCAGCGCCGAAGGCCTGCATGTCGTCGACTACGCGGCACTGGAGGCTTTGCGGTCCGGAGCCGGGCTGGTGCTGGTTGCGCCGTACCCGGCGCACAGCTCGTACAACCCGATGACAGCGGGCTATCAGCCGAAGCCACCCGCGGAGATCGCCGATGCCGCGTTGCGGCAGGCAGTCGCGCATGTCCGCCATCACTACGGTTACGAACTGCAGGTCACCGCGGTCTCCGAGGAGGGCGCCCGGCTGAAGGTGCTGCCACAGGTGGCCAGGCATGCCCGGTTGCTGGTCGTCGGCCGCAGTCGTGCCCGCGGCCCGCACCGGCTGGTCGCGGCCCAAAGCAACATCTTCCTGACCGCCCGGACCGGCTGCCCGGTGATCGTCGTGCCGCTGAGCTGGCGTCCCGGTCTGCTCGACCGGAAAGTTGCCGTGGGCATCGATGGGACGCCGTTGTCGGTCGAGGCGGTCGAGTTCGCCTTCCGGGAGACTGCCGAGCGCGAGGGCGAGCTGACGGTGGTGCACGCCCAGCACGCGCCGCGGCACGACCCGGTCGACGGTGATGTCGACAGCTCCTGGGTACGCCGGGGCGACCTGACCGTGTCGGAGACGCTGGCCGGCTGGGCCGACGAGTACCCCGAGGTCAAGGTGACCCGCTTCCTGACGGCCAAGCCGGTCGTCGAAGCGCTGGTCCGCGAAGGAGCGCAAGCCGGGCTCGTCGTGCTGGGCGCCCGGGCCGGCCGGCTGCCCGTCGGCGATCCGATCGCCCGCCGGGCAGTGGCTGCGATGGCCTGCCCGGTCGCGATCGTTCCGCATCACGTGATCGCTGGGGAGCGCGGACGGCAAGCCCGCGTGGTGCGCAGGGGTACCGACGTAGTGGTGCCGACATACTGA